From Glycine soja cultivar W05 chromosome 4, ASM419377v2, whole genome shotgun sequence, the proteins below share one genomic window:
- the LOC114408172 gene encoding protein MICROTUBULE BINDING PROTEIN 2C-like gives MHERQRLVDSEEKRDLYDPNSPLSERDADLDRVLFNNLVQIVPLVQSFIDGEGRSSFTRQGSMVYTKRPSRKSRLKRRFDTRKGQKDESVILKEQVEELQMKILEKDELIESSENTKKQMKALEQKLYELKHHASEKDSLLKSTKRQLFDVKFELADKQAALEKIHWEAMTSNKKVEKLQEELDSMQGDISSFTLLLNRLTISDTAEYTDDYDIKPYEFNHLRSIDDWDEMEMQKMEEARKTYIAAVVAGKEKQDEESMATVVNSRLQLESILFKPT, from the exons atgcacGAGAGGCAGCGTTTGGTGGATTCGGAAGAAAAACGTGATTTGTACGACCCGAATTCTCCGCTTTCTGAGAGAGACGCCGATTTAGATCGCGTCCTCTTCAATAACCTCGTCCAGATTGTCCCTCTCGTGCAGTCCTTCatc GATggtgaaggaagaagttcattcaCGCGTCAGGGTTCCATGGTGTACACAAAGAGGCCTTCAAGAAAGTCTCGGTTGAAAAGA agGTTTGACACGAGAAAAGGACAGAAAGATGAGTCTGTCATATTGAAGGAGCAGGTGGAGGAgctgcaaatgaaaatattggaGAAAGATGAACTTATAGAGTCAtcagaaaacacaaaaaaacagatgaaagcccttgaacaaaaactttatgAACTGAAACACCATGCTTCGGAAAAGGATTCTTTGCTTAAGTCTACAAAACGACAACTCTTTGATGTGAAG TTTGAGCTTGCAGACAAACAAGCTGCTCTTGAAAAGATACATTGGGAAGCAATGACATCCAACAAGAAAGTGGAGAAATTGCAAGAAGAGCTAGATTCCATGCAAGGAGATATTTCATCATTTACATTGCTGCTTAATCGCTTGACAATATCTGACACCGCTGAGTACACTGATGATTATGATATTAAGCCATATGAGTTCAATCACCTGCGTAGTATA GATGATTGGGACGAGATGGAAATGCAGAAAATGGAAGAAGCAAGAAAAACATATATCGCTGCCGTTGTTGCTGGAAAGGAAAAACAAGATGAAGAATCTATGGCTACTGTTGTCAATTCTAGGTTACAACTTGAGTCAATTCTTTTCAAACCAACATAA